In Acidiferrobacteraceae bacterium, the DNA window GGCAGCGCGCGGTTTTGCGCGCGAACTCATGCGCAACCCCAGGCACGCGCTCAATACCCTGGCGCGCGAGGAGCTGGGCCTGAATCCCGATGACCTCGGCTCGCCCTGGGGCGCGGCGGTGTTCTCCTTCCTGGCCTTCACCGCCGGTGCAGTGGTGCCGCTACTGCCGTTCCTGTTTCGCCCCGGGGCTGCGGCCGTTCCGGCGGCAGCCGCTCTTGCGGGTACGAGCCTGTTTGTCGTGGGTGCGATGCTGAGCCTGTTCACAGGGCGCCGCGCATGGTGGGGTGGCGCCCGGATGGTGCTGATAGGCGGTGGCGCGGGCATCGTCACCTATCTGATCGGTTACCTGTTGGGGGTATCCCTGGGCTAGCGGTCAGGGAGCAAATGTCTCCAGCTCTTCCCAGCGCGCGTAGGCCTTTTGCAGTTCCTCGCGCAATTCATTGAGCCGTGTCATGGCCGCCGCAATGGCCTCATTGTCCTGCTGATAGAATTCCGGCTGCGCGGCCCGGGTTTCGATCCGTGCGACTTCGGCTTCCATAGACTCGATGCGCGCGGGCAGTGCCTCCAGCTCGCGGCTCTCCTTGTAACTCAGTTTCTGCTTTTCCCTTGTTCGGGGGCGAGGTGTCGGTGCCGATCTCGGCTCAGCCGCCGGGGATGGCGCGGGGCGGGCGGGCGTTCCCCGTTGGTGGAGGTAGTCCGCATAGCCGCCAACGAACTCTTCCACGGTACCACTGCCCTCGAACACCATGGTGCTGGTAACGATATTGTCCAGGAAGCTGCGATCGTGACTCACGAGCAGCAGCGTGCCCTCGTAGTCCGTCAACAGATCTTCGAGGAGCTCCAGGGTGTCCACATCGAGATCATTGGTGGGCTCGTCCATGACCAGCATGTTCGCTGGCCGCGTAAACATCCTCGCCAGCAAAAGGCGATTGCGTTCACCGCCGGACAGGATGCTGACTGGTGAGTCGACGCGCTCCGGTGGAAACAGGAACTGCTTGAGGTAACCGATTACGTGGCGCGGCTTGCCGCGCACCTGAACATAGTCATTGCCATCACTGAGGTTGTCGCGCACGGACTTGTCGGGCTCGAGTTGCGAGCGCTGCTGGTCGAAGTACGCCGTGGTGAGGCGCGTGCCCAGCACGACCCGGCCTTGTTGCGGTTTGAGTTCGCCCAGGATCAGACGCAGCAAGGTGCTCTTGCCGGAGCCGTTGGGACCGATAATGCCGATACGGTCGCCGCGCAGGATGCGGGTGGAAAAGTTGCGGATGATCGGTACGCCATCATAGGAAAAGCTGACATCGCGCAGATCCGCCACCAGCTTGCCCGAGGTCTCCCCGGTTTCGGCGTCGAGGCTGGCGCGGCCCGGCGTGTCGATGCGCTGCCGGCGCGCCTGGCGCATGGCCTCCAGCTTTCGAACCCGTCCTTCGTTTCGGGTGCGTCTGGCCTTGATGCCCCGGCGTATCCAGGCCTCGTGTTCCGCCAGTTCCTTGTCGAAGCGTGCATTGGCTCGGACCTCGTTCTCCAACATCTCGTCGCGCCGCCGCAGGTAGTTGGCGAAATCACCCGGGTATGACGTGAGGTGTCCCCGGTCCAGCTCGATGATGCGCGTCGCGAGATTCTGCAAAAAGGTTCGGTCGTGCGTGATGAAGATCAGGGCACCACGAAAGTCGAGCAGGAATTCCTCCAGCCAGGTGATGGCGGCGATGTCCATATGGTTGGTGGGCTCGTCCAGC includes these proteins:
- a CDS encoding ATP-binding cassette domain-containing protein, producing MSLLSLNKVSLAYGHHPLLDEVDFQIEPKERVCLVGRNGTGKSTLLRVISGAAAPDDGEIWYPETLRISHLEQEVPLDSEDTLFEFVAEGLGSVGNLLAEYHRLAGTADKPALARLHVLQTQIELADGWNLDRKVETVLSRLDLPAERRIRECSGGYRRRALLARALVSDPDLLLLDEPTNHMDIAAITWLEEFLLDFRGALIFITHDRTFLQNLATRIIELDRGHLTSYPGDFANYLRRRDEMLENEVRANARFDKELAEHEAWIRRGIKARRTRNEGRVRKLEAMRQARRQRIDTPGRASLDAETGETSGKLVADLRDVSFSYDGVPIIRNFSTRILRGDRIGIIGPNGSGKSTLLRLILGELKPQQGRVVLGTRLTTAYFDQQRSQLEPDKSVRDNLSDGNDYVQVRGKPRHVIGYLKQFLFPPERVDSPVSILSGGERNRLLLARMFTRPANMLVMDEPTNDLDVDTLELLEDLLTDYEGTLLLVSHDRSFLDNIVTSTMVFEGSGTVEEFVGGYADYLHQRGTPARPAPSPAAEPRSAPTPRPRTREKQKLSYKESRELEALPARIESMEAEVARIETRAAQPEFYQQDNEAIAAAMTRLNELREELQKAYARWEELETFAP